One genomic segment of Brassica napus cultivar Da-Ae chromosome A3, Da-Ae, whole genome shotgun sequence includes these proteins:
- the LOC106417011 gene encoding cytidine deaminase 6, producing MAQPSKFVLINEPYGVVSDPMDLVSLIDRKVSLRMAPISGRHVGAVGLGFSRKVFLGINVELPGLPLHHSIHAEQFLVINLMLNSEQHLTHLAVSSSDSVFHAPCGHCRQFLQEITEASIIQVLIKDPALGIQEFVTLKSLLPRHSNLLPDLLQARDNKLLLVSSEGCEDRLLLRTALAAANRSFAPYSKCPSGVALKDREGQVYRGWYIESAAYNPSLGPVQAALVDFVISGGTKFEDIVEAVLVEKRDAVVSQEKTAKMILETIADPKCAFKVFHCI from the coding sequence ATGGCACAGCCCTCAAAATTCGTTCTCATAAACGAACCCTATGGTGTCGTCAGCGATCCAATGGACCTTGTTTCACTGATCGACCGTAAGGTTTCTCTCCGTATGGCTCCAATCTCCGGACGTCACGTCGGAGCAGTTGGACTCGGATTTTCCCGCAAGGTCTTTTTAGGCATCAACGTCGAACTTCCCGGTCTTCCTCTTCACCACTCCATCCACGCCGAGCAGTTCCTCGTCATCAACCTCATGCTCAACTCCGAGCAACACCTCACACACTTAGCCGTCTCCTCTAGCGACTCCGTCTTCCACGCGCCTTGCGGTCACTGCCGTCAGTTTCTTCAAGAAATCACCGAGGCGTCTATCATCCAAGTCCTTATCAAAGATCCAGCACTTGGCATACAAGAATTCGTGACTCTCAAGAGTCTCCTTCCACGTCACTCCAATCTCCTCCCTGACCTTCTCCAGGCGCGTGATAACAAACTCCTCTTAGTGAGTTCAGAGGGATGTGAAGATCGTTTACTGCTTAGGACGGCTCTAGCGGCGGCGAACAGATCTTTTGCACCGTACAGTAAGTGTCCCTCGGGAGTGGCCTTGAAGGATCGTGAAGGGCAAGTGTACAGAGGATGGTACATTGAGTCAGCTGCCTATAACCCAAGCTTAGGGCCAGTGCAAGCTGCGTTGGTTGATTTTGTGATAAGTGGAGGTACAAAGTTCGAGGATATCGTGGAAGCGGTGCTGGTGGAGAAGAGAGATGCAGTGGTGAGTCAAGAGAAGACGGCGAAGATGATTCTAGAGACTATAGCCGACCCCAAATGCGCTTTCAAGGTCTTTCATTGCATCTAG
- the LOC106386310 gene encoding cytidine deaminase 1-like codes for MDRPSFLIHAEEAESAAKRHGVSVVNLLPLLVNPAKPLARPPISKFPVSAVGLGSSGRIFVGVNVEFPGLPLHHSIHAEQFLVTNLTLNSEPNLRHFSVSAAPCGHCRQFLQEIRDAPDIKILITDPNAFRDAVTDKENAVNEKENDAVKDENDAVREKEEDGYVRLESILPHRFGPNDLLERDVPLLLEPHDNRLTLLGVTNGHVDSDLKLTALSAANRSYAPYSRCPSGVALVDCEGRVYRGWYMESAAYNPSLGPVQAALVDYVANGGGGGFERIVGAVLVEKRDAVVRQEHTARMLLQVIAPKCDFEVFHC; via the coding sequence ATGGATCGGCCCAGCTTCCTTATCCACGCCGAAGAAGCCGAATCCGCCGCGAAACGACACGGCGTCTCCGTCGTCAACCTCCTCCCTCTGCTCGTCAACCCAGCGAAACCCCTCGCTCGCCCTCCGATCTCGAAATTCCCGGTCTCAGCAGTCGGACTCGGATCATCGGGTCGGATCTTCGTAGGCGTCAACGTCGAGTTCCCAGGCCTCCCTCTCCACCACTCGATCCACGCCGAGCAGTTCCTCGTCACCAACCTCACGCTCAACTCCGAGCCGAACCTCCGCCACTTCTCCGTCTCCGCCGCTCCCTGCGGCCACTGCCGCCAGTTCCTCCAGGAGATCCGCGACGCCCCCGATATCAAAATCCTTATCACCGATCCAAACGCCTTCCGCGACGCCGTTACGGATAAAGAAAACGCCGTTAATGAGAAAGAAAACGACGCCGTTAAGGATGAAAACGACGCCGTtagggagaaagaagaagacggaTACGTGCGTTTAGAGAGCATTTTGCCGCACAGATTCGGCCCTAACGATCTCCTCGAGAGAGACGTCCCTTTACTCCTCGAGCCGCACGATAACCGTCTCACTCTCTTGGGTGTCACCAACGGTCATGTAGATTCCGATTTAAAGCTAACGGCTTTATCAGCTGCGAATAGATCTTACGCGCCGTATAGTCGGTGTCCGTCGGGAGTGGCGCTGGTGGATTGCGAAGGGAGAGTGTACAGAGGATGGTACATGGAGTCAGCTGCGTATAATCCTAGCTTGGGGCCTGTGCAAGCGGCGCTGGTTGATTACGTGGCGAATGGTGGAGGAGGAGGGTTTGAGAGGATCGTTGGAGCGGTGTTGGTGGAGAAGAGAGATGCGGTGGTGCGTCAGGAGCATACGGCGAGGATGCTTTTGCAGGTTATTGCTCCGAAATGCGATTTCGAGGTGTTTCATTGTTAA
- the LOC125591100 gene encoding thioredoxin-like 2-2, chloroplastic: protein MAGVVRLSTTSVQTLGVSSSPFTSFAATLSSPCLPPNLNSDKRLRHLSSSPSCSSPHYSASGLRSHSLLRRPNSKVVRVKVDESVTEAEPPKWWERNAPNMVDIHSTEEFLKALSEAGERLVIVEFYGTWCASCRALFPKLCKTAVENPNIVFLKVNFDENKPMCKSLNVKVLPYFHFYRGADGQLESFSCSLAKFQKIKDGIRLHNTDRCSIGPAKGPEGFTLESLSVQTNAAKPAGSS, encoded by the exons ATGGCTGGAGTTGTGCGATTATCAACGACGTCGGTTCAGACCCTTGGCGTCTCTTCTTCGCCCTTCACCTCCTTTGCAGCCACTCTCAGTTCTCCTTGCTTACCTCCGAATCTGAATTCCGACAAGAGATTGCGTCACCTCTCATCTTCTCCCTCGTGCTCGTCTCCTCATTACTCAGCTTCTGGTCTTAGAAGCCATAGCCTCCTTAGACGTCCCAACAGCAAAGTGGTTCGTGTCAAG GTAGATGAGAGTGTTACCGAGGCAGAGCCACCTAAATGGTGGGAGAGGAATGCTCCAAACATGGTAGATATTCATTCTACCGAAGAATTTTTGAAGGCTTTGAGCGAAGCGGGGGAAAGACTAGTGATTGTAGAGTTCTATGGAACTTGGTGTGCTTCTTGTAGAGCATTGTTCCCTAAG CTTTGCAAAACGGCGGTGGAGAATCCTAATATAGTGTTCCTCAAAGTCAACTTTGATGAGAATAAACCCATGTGCAAGAGTTTGAACGTGAAGGTGCTTCCTTACTTCCACTTTTACCGTGGAGCTGATGGCCAGCTCGAGTCCTTCTCATGTTCTCTTGCTAAG tTTCAGAAGATAAAAGATGGCATCAGACTACACAATACGGATCGTTGCAGCATCGGTCCAGCCAAGGGACCTGAAGGGTTTACGTTGGAATCTTTATCTGTGCAGACGAATGCAGCCAAACCAGCTGGATCAAGTTGA
- the LOC125591099 gene encoding ectonucleotide pyrophosphatase/phosphodiesterase family member 3-like produces the protein MISGDTLSAKNHKALLPEEDPPSQSIAPQDNNNGASSTISISSCFIFTSLLIITCVTLSAVFAFVFFSSHTLKKLDKPVVLLISSDGFRFGYQLKTELPNIHRLITNGTEAETGLIPVFPTLTFPNHYSIVTGLYPAYHGIINNKFTDPETGNVFTMASHEPEWWLGEPLWETVVNQGLKAASYFWPGSEVHKGSWDCPKGFCQNYNESVPFDDRVDTILSYFDLPSTEIPSFMTLYFEDPDHQGHQVGPDDPRITEAIVNIDRLIGRLINGLERRGIFEDVTMIMVGDHGMVGTCDKKLIFLDDLSPWIKIPSSWVHDYTPLLAIKPPLGHNAADIVGKIKEGLNSGEVENGKYLKVYLKEDLPSRLHYTESERVPPIIGLVDEGFKVEQKRSEAYKECGGAHGYDNAFFSMRTIFIGHGPMFAKGRKVPSFENVEIYNVISTILGLKAAPNNGSHEFPSSVLLPRT, from the coding sequence ATGATCTCCGGCGACACATTATCAGCTAAGAACCACAAAGCTTTACTACCAGAAGAAGACCCACCAAGCCAATCGATAGCACCTCAAGACAACAACAACGGAGCTTCTTCCACTATCTCCATCTCAAGCTGCTTCATCTTCACATCTCTCCTTATCATCACCTGCGTCACTCTCTCTGCCGTTTTCGCCTTCGTATTCTTCTCTTCCCACACACTCAAGAAACTCGACAAGCCCGTGGTTCTATTGATATCCTCAGACGGGTTTCGTTTCGGGTACCAACTCAAGACCGAGCTACCGAACATACACCGGTTAATCACCAACGGAACAGAAGCAGAAACCGGTTTAATCCCGGTTTTTCCAACACTAACTTTCCCTAACCATTACTCTATCGTCACAGGACTGTACCCTGCGTACCACGGCATCATCAACAACAAGTTTACGGACCCTGAAACAGGGAATGTTTTCACAATGGCTAGCCACGAGCCAGAGTGGTGGTTAGGCGAGCCGTTGTGGGAGACAGTAGTGAACCAAGGGCTCAAGGCAGCTTCTTACTTCTGGCCTGGCTCTGAGGTACACAAAGGCTCTTGGGATTGCCCTAAAGGTTTCTGTCAAAACTACAATGAGTCTGTTCCTTTTGATGATAGGGTTGATACCATCTTGAGCTACTTCGATTTGCCTAGTACCGAAATCCCTAGCTTCATGACGCTTTATTTCGAAGATCCGGACCATCAGGGTCACCAGGTTGGCCCTGATGATCCTCGGATCACTGAAGCTATAGTCAACATTGACCGTTTGATCGGTAGATTAATCAATGGGTTAGAGAGAAGAGGGATCTTTGAGGATGTGACTATGATCATGGTTGGTGATCATGGCATGGTTGGAACATGTGACAAGAAACTCATCTTTCTTGATGATCTATCTCCATGGATCAAGATCCCAAGCAGCTGGGTGCATGACTACACTCCCTTGCTAGCTATTAAACCACCTTTGGGACACAATGCAGCTGACATAGTGGGTAAGATCAAAGAAGGTTTGAACTCAGGTGAAGTAGAGAACGGTAAGTACTTGAAGGTTTATCTCAAAGAGGACTTACCTAGCAGGCTGCATTACACGGAGAGTGAGAGGGTCCCACCTATCATAGGACTAGTTGATGAGGGCTTCAAGGTTGAGCAGAAGAGGAGTGAAGCTTATAAAGAGTGTGGTGGAGCTCATGGGTATGACAATGCTTTCTTCTCGATGAGGACTATATTCATTGGGCATGGTCCTATGTTTGCTAAAGGAAGGAAAGTGCCTTCTTTTGAGAATGTTGAGATATATAATGTCATTAGTACGATTCTAGGGCTTAAGGCTGCACCTAACAATGGGTCTCATGAGTTTCCTTCAAGCGTTCTCTTGCCACGCACGTAA
- the LOC106386332 gene encoding probable polyamine oxidase 5, with protein sequence MFCQSNLSPFIHLLRSPSLILSFFIEAYTQPTETTMLKKPRVVIIGAGMAGLTAANKLYTHSNNTTFDLSVFEGGSRIGGRINTFEFSSERIEMGATWIHGIGGSPVYKIAEEAGSLVSDEPWECMDSTADKARTFAEGGFEVDPSVVEPVSGLFNALMELAQGKKKEKEKKITQNDVVSGLGSIYENATSVGSFLKSGFDAYRDATGNGGNGSLEEAIFTMFSNTQRTYTSADDLWTLDYAAESEYQMFPGEEITIAKGYVSVIHHLASVLPHGVIQLNRTVTKIEWESCEECPVRLHFSDGSVVFADHVIVTVSLGVLKAGIESDDELFSPPLPEFKSDAIKRLGYGVVNKLFVEVSERNFPSLQLVFGREDSDSRFVKIPWWMRRTATIAPIHSNSKVLLSWFAGKEAIELEKLTDEEIIDGVLTTISCLTGKQVKNGYVNGNDNEVLRITKVLKSKWGGDPLFRGSYSYVAVGSSGDDLDALAEPLPKINKKSGQGKCHDQTKVHELQVMFAGEATHRTHYSTTHGAYYSGMREANRLLKHYKCDF encoded by the coding sequence ATGTTCTGTCAAAGCAATCTCTCTCCATTCATTCACCTTCTCCGCTCTCCTTCTTTAATTTTATCGTTTTTCATCGAAGCTTACACACAACCGACAGAGACAACAATGTTGAAAAAGCCGAGAGTAGTGATCATCGGAGCCGGAATGGCCGGCCTCACGGCGGCGAACAAGCTCTACACCCACTCCAACAACACCACCTTCGACCTCTCCGTCTTCGAAGGCGGGTCCAGAATCGGCGGGAGGATCAACACCTTCGAGTTCTCCTCCGAGAGGATCGAGATGGGCGCCACGTGGATACACGGCATCGGCGGAAGCCCCGTTTACAAAATCGCCGAGGAGGCTGGCTCTCTGGTCTCCGACGAGCCGTGGGAGTGCATGGACTCCACCGCTGATAAAGCTAGGACCTTTGCGGAAGGCGGCTTCGAGGTTGACCCTTCCGTCGTCGAACCCGTCTCGGGGCTGTTCAACGCTCTCATGGAGCTAGCTCAGggcaaaaagaaagagaaagagaaaaaaatcactcaaaacgacgtcgtttcggGGTTGGGTagtatttacgaaaatgccactAGTGTTGGTTCGTTCTTGAAATCTGGTTTCGACGCTTACCGTGATGCAACCGGCAATGGAGGGAATGGATCGCTCGAAGAAGCTATCTTTACGATGTTTAGCAACACGCAGAGGACGTACACGTCAGCAGATGATCTCTGGACGCTTGACTACGCGGCGGAGAGCGAGTACCAGATGTTTCCAGGGGAAGAGATCACTATAGCTAAAGGCTACGTGAGCGTGATTCACCACTTGGCCTCTGTTCTTCCTCATGGTGTTATCCAGCTGAACCGAACGGTCACGAAGATCGAGTGGGAGAGTTGTGAAGAGTGTCCCGTGAGGCTGCATTTCTCAGATGGGTCTGTTGTGTTTGCAGATCATGTTATTGTTACCGTCTCTTTAGGTGTGCTTAAGGCAGGGATTGAGAGTGATGACGAATTGTTTAGTCCTCCTTTGCCTGAGTTCAAATCAGACGCGATCAAGAGGTTAGGCTACGGAGTTGTGAACAAGCTCTTTGTTGAAGTGTCTGAGAGGAACTTCCCGTCGTTGCAACTCGTGTTTGGTCGGGAGGATTCGGATTCTAGGTTCGTGAAAATACCGTGGTGGATGAGGAGAACCGCGACGATAGCACCAATCCATAGCAATTCGAAGGTCTTGCTTTCTTGGTTTGCAGGGAAAGAAGCTATAGAGCTCGAGAAACTAACCGATGAAGAGATCATAGATGGTGTCTTGACCACTATATCTTGCTTGACAGGCAAGCAAGTGAAAAATGGCTATGTGAATGGTAATGATAATGAAGTCTTGAGAATCACAAAGGTCTTGAAGAGCAAGTGGGGAGGTGATCCTCTGTTCCGCGGCTCGTATTCTTATGTGGCCGTTGGATCAAGTGGTGATGACCTAGACGCCTTGGCTGAGCCATTGCCAAAGATTAATAAGAAGAGTGGTCAGGGGAAGTGTCATGATCAAACCAAGGTTCATGAGCTTCAAGTCATGTTTGCCGGGGAAGCAACACATAGAACTCATTATTCCACAACTCATGGTGCTTACTATAGTGGTATGAGGGAAGCCAATAGGCTTCTCAAGCATTACAAATGTGATTTTTGA
- the LOC106386343 gene encoding transmembrane protein 258 — protein MAATPIASPIPVAMYPTLSVVTLAIGLVITAFFYIYEATSSRKNRSLGKELATAAVASVFLGFGSLFLLLASGVYV, from the exons ATG GCGGCGACACCGATTGCGAGTCCTATTCCGGTGGCGATGTACCCGACTCTGTCGGTGGTCACTCTAGCGATTGGCCTCGTGATCACAGCTTTCTTCTACAT CTATGAAGCTACATCATCGAGGAAAAACCGTAGCCTCGGGAAGGAGCTCGCGACTGCAGCAGTAGCATCTGTCTTCTTG GGGTTTGGATCGTTGTTTTTGCTACTTGCTAGTGGTGTTTATGTCTGA
- the LOC106417025 gene encoding cytokinin dehydrogenase 4, with the protein MTTNPSLSIIALMTLLMCLTPTLIKSQEGIDVLLPITLNLTVLTDPFSISAASRDFGNITDVNPGAVLCPSTPAEVARLLRFANGDFSYDSESTTSSPGFKVAARGQGHSLRGQASAPGGVVVNMTCLAKTATPAAVVVSADGTYADVAAGAMWVEVLEAALARGVSPVTFTDYLYLSVGGTLSNAGIGGQVFRHGPQISNVHELDVITGKGDMVTCSPKLNPELFYGVLGGLGQFGIITRARIALDHAPTRVKWLRILYSDFSAFTRDQERLISMANDLRVDFLEGQLMMSNGIVDTSFFPLSDQTRVASLVNEHRIIYVLEVAKYYDTTTLPIIDQVIDTLTRTLGFTSEFMFMQDVPYFDFLNRVRNEEDKLRSIGLWEVPHPWLNMFVPKSRVLDFHEGVIKGLLLNQTATSGVTLFYPTNRNKWNNLMSAMIPNEDVFYVVGFLQSAGGSHNFEELESLNDRIINFCNNSGIKIKEYLMHYTKKEDWIKHFGPKWSDFSRRKMMFDPEKLLSPGQDIFN; encoded by the exons ATGACTACTAATCCCAGTTTAAGCATCATCGCACTAATGACGCTCTTGATGTGTCTAACTCCAACCTTAATCAAATCACAGGAGGGCATTGATGTCCTTTTACCCATAACACTCAACCTCACCGTCCTCACCGATCCCTTCTCCATCTCCGCCGCTTCTCGCGACTTCGGAAATATCACCGATGTTAACCCCGGCGCCGTCCTCTGCCCTTCTACCCCCGCTGAGGTCGCCCGTCTTCTCCGCTTCGCAAACGGAGACTTCTCTTATGACAGCGAGTCAACAACCTCCTCGCCAGGTTTCAAGGTGGCCGCTCGCGGCCAAGGCCACTCCCTCCGCGGCCAAGCCTCTGCACCTGGCGGCGTTGTCGTGAACATGACGTGTCTCGCCAAGACGGCTACACCCGCAGCGGTTGTTGTCTCAGCCGATGGGACTTACGCTGACGTAGCTGCCGGCGCGATGTGGGTGGAGGTTCTTGAGGCGGCGTTGGCGAGAGGCGTCTCGCCGGTTACTTTCACAGATTATCTGTATCTCAGCGTTGGCGGGACGTTGTCGAACGCTGGAATCGGCGGTCAGGTGTTTAGACACGGCCCGCAGATTAGTAACGTTCACGAGTTGGATGTTATTACTG GAAAAGGTGACATGGTGACTTGCTCTCCAAAGTTAAACCCTGAATTGTTCTATGGAGTTTTAGGAGGATTGGGACAATTTGGCATAATAACAAGAGCCAGAATTGCGTTGGATCATGCACCAACAAGG GTGAAGTGGCTACGCATACTCTACAGTGACTTCTCGGCATTTACAAGAGACCAAGAGCGTTTAATATCAATGGCCAATGATCTTCGAGTTGACTTTTTGGAAGGTCAACTAATGATGTCAAACGGAATAGTTGACACCTCTTTTTTCCCACTCTCCGATCAAACAAGAGTCGCCTCTCTTGTGAATGAGCACCGTATCATCTATGTTCTCGAAGTAGCCAAGTATTATGATACCACCACCCTTCCTATCATTGACCAG GTAATCGACACGTTAACTAGAACTCTAGGTTTCACTTCGGAGTTCATGTTCATGCAAGATGTTCCTTATTTTGATTTCTTGAATCGTGTCCGAAACGAAGAAGATAAGCTCAGATCTATAGGGCTATGGGAAGTTCCTCACCCATGGCTTAATATGTTCGTCCCGAAATCTCGTGTATTAGATTTTCATGAAGGTGTCATCAAAGGCCTTCTTCTCAACCAGACCGCAACTTCTGGTGTTACTCTCTTCTATCCTACAAACCGAAACAA ATGGAACAACCTCATGTCCGCCATGATACCAAATGAGGATGTTTTTTATGTGGTCGGATTCTTGCAATCAGCGGGTGGATCACATAACTTTGAAGAACTCGAGAGTCTTAACGACAGGATAATCAACTTTTGCAATAACTCAGGCATTAAGATCAAAGAATATTTGATGCATtacacaaaaaaagaagattggATTAAGCATTTTGGACCAAAATGGAGTGATTTCTCGAGGAGGAAAATGATGTTTGATCCAGAAAAACTATTGTCTCCGGGACAAGACATCTTTAATTAG